One genomic region from Candidatus Eisenbacteria bacterium encodes:
- a CDS encoding PorV/PorQ family protein yields MNARYRRVAFLAAAIVPLGLACLAAPAGGEKYAAEFLRIGVGARALGMGGAFTAVADDASAAYWNPAGLGRMGESEILFMHAEQFGSLATHDFFGYVQPLWHAGGSPRSSVGIAAVRFGVDDIPITRDGWIDADRDGRADPDEIDPSLFRKGSDDEWGVLFSYALAMGGRWSAGGNLKVVRQGLLQNTSFGMGVDLGLLCAARRDLTLGLRLSDITTTQVSWDTGTREVVNPSVTLGSRWTGQVPGIGGELTAALDMPVTFDGRATASQFSLRDPGIDKTGPGIGFDLLAGFEYWLARVAALRVGSSAGEWTAGAGVRYRGMGGDYAFLPHDDLGDTHRVSASVRF; encoded by the coding sequence ATGAATGCTCGTTACAGACGAGTGGCCTTCCTCGCCGCCGCGATCGTGCCTCTCGGCCTGGCTTGCTTGGCCGCGCCTGCCGGGGGGGAGAAGTACGCGGCGGAGTTCCTCCGGATCGGTGTGGGCGCCCGGGCTCTTGGCATGGGCGGGGCGTTCACCGCGGTGGCCGACGATGCATCGGCCGCCTACTGGAATCCGGCGGGTCTCGGGAGGATGGGGGAGTCGGAGATTCTCTTCATGCACGCCGAGCAGTTCGGCTCGCTCGCGACGCATGACTTCTTCGGGTATGTCCAGCCTCTCTGGCACGCGGGCGGGAGCCCCAGGTCATCAGTCGGGATCGCGGCGGTCCGCTTCGGGGTCGACGACATCCCGATCACGCGAGACGGATGGATCGACGCCGACCGCGACGGGCGCGCCGATCCTGACGAGATCGATCCCTCGCTCTTCCGCAAGGGGAGCGATGACGAGTGGGGAGTCCTCTTCTCCTACGCGCTCGCGATGGGCGGCCGGTGGAGCGCGGGAGGGAACCTCAAGGTTGTGCGGCAGGGGCTGCTCCAGAACACCTCTTTCGGGATGGGGGTCGACCTCGGCCTCCTCTGCGCGGCGAGGCGCGATCTCACTCTTGGTCTCAGGCTCTCCGACATCACGACGACGCAGGTTTCATGGGACACGGGGACTCGAGAAGTGGTGAACCCGTCCGTCACGCTCGGCTCGCGATGGACAGGCCAGGTCCCTGGAATCGGCGGGGAGCTCACGGCGGCGCTCGACATGCCGGTCACCTTCGATGGTCGCGCGACGGCGAGCCAGTTCTCGCTTCGCGATCCAGGCATCGACAAGACCGGACCCGGAATCGGCTTCGACCTCCTGGCGGGATTCGAGTACTGGCTTGCGCGGGTCGCGGCCTTGAGAGTCGGCTCGAGCGCAGGGGAGTGGACCGCCGGAGCCGGAGTCCGCTATCGAGGCATGGGCGGGGACTATGCCTTC